A region from the Pseudopipra pipra isolate bDixPip1 chromosome 8, bDixPip1.hap1, whole genome shotgun sequence genome encodes:
- the KIF11 gene encoding kinesin-like protein KIF11 isoform X2, with amino-acid sequence MPSRGALRPPLIGRAGRRAVRSGGRARDTSRSGSASAPAPGMASFGSQGGGGGTKKEEKGKNIQVVVRCRPFNASELKASSHPVVDCDQARKEVSVRTGGVTDKTSKKTYTFDMVFGPQAKQIDVYRSVVCPILDEVIMGYNCTVFAYGQTGTGKTFTMEGERSPNEEYTWEEDPLAGIIPRTLHQIFEKLTENGTEFSVKVSLLEIYNEELFDLLNPTPDAGERLQMFDDPRNRRGVIIKGLEEVTVHNKNQVYQILERGAAKRTTAATYMNQYSSRSHSVFSITIHMKETTIDGEELVKIGKLNLVDLAGSENIGRSGAVDKRAREAGNINQSLLTLGRVITALVERTPHIPYRESKLTRILQDSLGGRTKTSIIATVSPASINLEETLSTLEYAHRAKNIMNKPEVNQKLTRKALIKEYTEEIERLKRDLVAAREKSGVYISLENYEALNGKLTVQEEQIAEYIDKIGVMEEEVKKITELFTVSKNELQRCKTDLQIKEKELEETQKDLQETKVHLAEEEYVVSVLENNEQKLHGTASKLLSTVEETTKDVSGLHAKLDRKKAVEQHNAVVQNTFAVQMNALFNKIQDSLSENSLKQQQMLTSYTKFIGDLLSTSSSTADILASVMSAACASVKELVSTEISHMSEKITQHENLSLDCKAELLRLIEEHETGLGRALNSLTPVVEFVLGLNCQFQSNMKKYSAVADQMEVHKWEMDTFFGDLSLTLKKIREEVDSGFAELQHNCDDLKEEVEMTRLAHAKRTAEFMSSLQSQLDVFAQETQKNLTNVLTKNGSLKTTITAMQENVHLKTTDLVSSANSNHSKCTTSLDNFSQELRGINAESKMMLEESSGHCQHLLSNLKDVSQDTKTWCEFTTAQVVNFTDQHLSSFNDKKQQFHCLQKKSEEHCDKTTAEIADCSSRQVAAEGKVLSGFLDQIKVDKEILLEQKLALSNEVQHGLTQVNGFLQEDLKVDIPTGTTPQRRDYFYPVTLMRTEPRELLLEQLRQKQSKLDAMLSSMTEEMEDSAGQDLLEEEGGLQESSESLASDKCLVDTNVYCHTNGGIPFFQRSRRKKGKENKSAATVENKMEDMTEEFLHESKHPLRLLN; translated from the exons GCCTTTTAATGCCTCAGAACTTAAAGCAAGCTCCCATCCTGTTGTAGACTGTGATCAAGCAAGAAAGGAAGTTAGTGTCCGCACTGGAGGAGTGACAGATAAGACATCAAAGAAGACTTACACATTTGATATG GTTTTTGGACCTCAGGCTAAGCAGATTGATGTATACCGGAGTGTTGTGTGTCCCATTTTGGATGAAGTTATTATGGGCTACAACTGTACAGTGTTTGC TTATGGCCAAACTGGTACTGGTAAGACCTTCACAATGGAAGGGGAGCGGTCACCCAATGAGGAATATACTTGGGAAGAG GATCCACTAGCAGGTATAATACCCCGTACATTGCatcaaatatttgaaaaactCACAGAAAATGGTACTGAATTTTCAGTGAAAGTCTCTCTTTTGGAGATCTATAATGAGGAGCTTTTTGATCTTCTGAATCCTACTCCTGATGCTGGAGAAAGACTGCAGATGTTTGATGACCCTCGAAACAGG CGGGGTGTAATTATTAAAGGCTTGGAAGAAGTAACTGTACACAACAAAAATCAAGTCTACCAAATCCTGGAAAGGGGTGCGGCAAAGAGAACAACTGCAGCTACTTACATGAACCAATATTCCAG CCGCTCCCACTCGGTGTTTTCAATTACCATCCATATGAAAGAAACAACAATAGATGGAGAAGAACTTGTTAAAATTGGAAAGCTAAACTTG GTTGATCTCGCAGGAAGTGAAAACATCGGTCGATCAGGGGCAGTTGACAAAAGAGCTCGTGAAGCTGGAAATATCAACCAGTCTCTCCTGACACTAGGAAGAGTTATTACTGCTCTGGTAGAAAGAACCCCGCATATTCCATACAGGGAATCTAAACTCACAAGAATCCTTCAAGACTCTCTTGGAGGACGGACAAAAACATCAATAATTGCCACAGTTTCTCCTGCATCTATAAATCTTGAG gAAACATTGAGTACACTGGAATATGCCCATAGAGCAAAGAACATAATGAACAAGCCTGAAGTCAATCAGAAGCTAACAAGAAAAGCTCTTATTAAG GAATACACTGAAGAGATTGAGCGTCTGAAGAGAGACCTTGTTGCTGCACGAGAGAAAAGTGGAGTCTATATTTCTCTTGAAAATTATGA AGCCCTTAATGGAAAGCTGACTGTTCAGGAAGAACAAATTGCAGAATATATTGACAAAATTGGTGTTATGGAGGAAGAAGTGAAAAAA ATCACTGAACTATTCACAGTTAGTAAAAATGAACTTCAACGGTGTAAAACAGATCTGCAAATCAAGGAGAAAGAGctagaagaaacacagaaagatCTTCAAGAAACCAAGGTTCATCTGGCTGAAGAAGAATATGTGGTTTCAGTTTTGGAAAACAATGAACAAAAACTTCATGGCACAGCTAGCAAG TTACTTAGTACAGTTGAAGAAACTACAAAAGATGTATCTGGGCTTCATGCGAAACTGGACCGTAAGAAAGCTGTTGAACAGCACAATGCTGTTGTCCAAAATACATTTGCAGTACAAATGAATGCTTTGTTCAACAAAATACAGGATTCACTTAGTGAAAACAGTTTGAAGCAGCAACAGATGTTGACATCTTACACAAAATTTATAG GTGACCTCTTGTCTACCAGTTCTTCAACAGCTGATATTCTTGCATCAGTTATGTCAGCAGCTTGTGCCTCTGTTAAAGAATTGGTGTCTACAGAAATTTCTCACATGTCTGAAAAAATAACACAGCATGAGAATCTATCACTGGATTGTAAAGCTGAGCTGCTGAGATTAATT GAGGAACATGAAACTGGTTTAGGAAGAGCGTTAAATAGCTTGACACCGGTGGTAGAATTTGTCTTGGGCTTAAACTGTCAGTTTCAGAGTAATATGAAGAAATACTCTGCTGTGGCTGACCAG atggAGGTCCATAAATGGGAAATGGATACCTTCTTTGGAGATCTTTCTCtcactctgaaaaaaatacGTGAAGAAGTGGACAGTGGTTTTGCTGAGCTTCAGCATAATTGTGATGATTTAAAAGAAGAAGTGGAAATGACGAGATTGGCACATGCAAAG AGAACAGCTGAATTCATGTCCTCACTGCAAAGCCAGCTTGATGTGTTTGCTCAGGAGACTCAGAAGAACTTAACTAATGTACTCACGAAAAATGGAAGCTTGAAGACCACCATCACTGCTATGCAAGAAAATGTTCACTT GAAAACTACAGACCTAGTTAGCAGTGCAAATTCCAATCACAGCAAATGTACTACATCTCTGGATAATTTCTCTCAAGAGCTCAGGGGCATAAATGCTGAAAGTAAGATGATGCTGGAAGAATCCAGTGGCCACTGTCAACATCTCCTCAGCAATCTCAAGGATGTGTCTCAGGACACCAAAACCTGGTGTGAATTTACAACTGCTCAGGTGGTCAACTTTACTGATCAGCACCTATCATCCTTCAATGATAAGAAACAGCAGTTTCACTGTTTACAAAAG aaaagtGAAGAACACTGTGATAAAACAACAGCTGAAATTGCTGACTGTAGTAGTAGACAAGTGGCTGCTGAGGGGAAGGTGCTCAGTGGCTTTCTTGATCAGATAAAGGTGGATAAAGAGATACTTCTGGAGCAGAAGCTGGCACTTAGCAATGAAGTACAGCATGGACTAACTCAGGTTAATGGCTTCCTGCAAGAGGATCTGAAAGTGGATATTCCAACAG GGACAACTCCACAGAGAAGAGACTACTTCTATCCAGTCACACTCATGAGAACAGAGCCACGGGAACTTCTGCTGGAGCAATTAAGGCAAAAGCAATCTAAGCTTGATGCTATGCTAAGCAGCATGACAGAGGAGATGGAGGATAGTGCAGGTCAG GACCTGTTGGAAGAGGAAGGAGGGTTGCAAGAATCCAGTGAAAGCCTTGCTAGCGACAAATGCTTAGTGGATACAAACGTATACTGCCACACAAATGGTGGCATTCCTTTTTTCCAG AGAAGTCGTCGCAAAAAGGGTAAAGAGAACAAATCTGCAGCTACAGTGGAGAACAAAATGGAGGACATGACAGAAGAGTTTCTTCACGAATCCAAGCATCCCTTAAGATTGCTGAACTAA
- the KIF11 gene encoding kinesin-like protein KIF11 isoform X1: MPSRGALRPPLIGRAGRRAVRSGGRARDTSRSGSASAPAPGMASFGSQGGGGGTKKEEKGKNIQVVVRCRPFNASELKASSHPVVDCDQARKEVSVRTGGVTDKTSKKTYTFDMVFGPQAKQIDVYRSVVCPILDEVIMGYNCTVFAYGQTGTGKTFTMEGERSPNEEYTWEEDPLAGIIPRTLHQIFEKLTENGTEFSVKVSLLEIYNEELFDLLNPTPDAGERLQMFDDPRNRRGVIIKGLEEVTVHNKNQVYQILERGAAKRTTAATYMNQYSSRSHSVFSITIHMKETTIDGEELVKIGKLNLVDLAGSENIGRSGAVDKRAREAGNINQSLLTLGRVITALVERTPHIPYRESKLTRILQDSLGGRTKTSIIATVSPASINLEETLSTLEYAHRAKNIMNKPEVNQKLTRKALIKEYTEEIERLKRDLVAAREKSGVYISLENYEALNGKLTVQEEQIAEYIDKIGVMEEEVKKITELFTVSKNELQRCKTDLQIKEKELEETQKDLQETKVHLAEEEYVVSVLENNEQKLHGTASKLLSTVEETTKDVSGLHAKLDRKKAVEQHNAVVQNTFAVQMNALFNKIQDSLSENSLKQQQMLTSYTKFIGDLLSTSSSTADILASVMSAACASVKELVSTEISHMSEKITQHENLSLDCKAELLRLIEEHETGLGRALNSLTPVVEFVLGLNCQFQSNMKKYSAVADQMEVHKWEMDTFFGDLSLTLKKIREEVDSGFAELQHNCDDLKEEVEMTRLAHAKRTAEFMSSLQSQLDVFAQETQKNLTNVLTKNGSLKTTITAMQENVHLKTTDLVSSANSNHSKCTTSLDNFSQELRGINAESKMMLEESSGHCQHLLSNLKDVSQDTKTWCEFTTAQVVNFTDQHLSSFNDKKQQFHCLQKKSEEHCDKTTAEIADCSSRQVAAEGKVLSGFLDQIKVDKEILLEQKLALSNEVQHGLTQVNGFLQEDLKVDIPTGTTPQRRDYFYPVTLMRTEPRELLLEQLRQKQSKLDAMLSSMTEEMEDSAGQDLLEEEGGLQESSESLASDKCLVDTNVYCHTNGGIPFFQQRSRRKKGKENKSAATVENKMEDMTEEFLHESKHPLRLLN, encoded by the exons GCCTTTTAATGCCTCAGAACTTAAAGCAAGCTCCCATCCTGTTGTAGACTGTGATCAAGCAAGAAAGGAAGTTAGTGTCCGCACTGGAGGAGTGACAGATAAGACATCAAAGAAGACTTACACATTTGATATG GTTTTTGGACCTCAGGCTAAGCAGATTGATGTATACCGGAGTGTTGTGTGTCCCATTTTGGATGAAGTTATTATGGGCTACAACTGTACAGTGTTTGC TTATGGCCAAACTGGTACTGGTAAGACCTTCACAATGGAAGGGGAGCGGTCACCCAATGAGGAATATACTTGGGAAGAG GATCCACTAGCAGGTATAATACCCCGTACATTGCatcaaatatttgaaaaactCACAGAAAATGGTACTGAATTTTCAGTGAAAGTCTCTCTTTTGGAGATCTATAATGAGGAGCTTTTTGATCTTCTGAATCCTACTCCTGATGCTGGAGAAAGACTGCAGATGTTTGATGACCCTCGAAACAGG CGGGGTGTAATTATTAAAGGCTTGGAAGAAGTAACTGTACACAACAAAAATCAAGTCTACCAAATCCTGGAAAGGGGTGCGGCAAAGAGAACAACTGCAGCTACTTACATGAACCAATATTCCAG CCGCTCCCACTCGGTGTTTTCAATTACCATCCATATGAAAGAAACAACAATAGATGGAGAAGAACTTGTTAAAATTGGAAAGCTAAACTTG GTTGATCTCGCAGGAAGTGAAAACATCGGTCGATCAGGGGCAGTTGACAAAAGAGCTCGTGAAGCTGGAAATATCAACCAGTCTCTCCTGACACTAGGAAGAGTTATTACTGCTCTGGTAGAAAGAACCCCGCATATTCCATACAGGGAATCTAAACTCACAAGAATCCTTCAAGACTCTCTTGGAGGACGGACAAAAACATCAATAATTGCCACAGTTTCTCCTGCATCTATAAATCTTGAG gAAACATTGAGTACACTGGAATATGCCCATAGAGCAAAGAACATAATGAACAAGCCTGAAGTCAATCAGAAGCTAACAAGAAAAGCTCTTATTAAG GAATACACTGAAGAGATTGAGCGTCTGAAGAGAGACCTTGTTGCTGCACGAGAGAAAAGTGGAGTCTATATTTCTCTTGAAAATTATGA AGCCCTTAATGGAAAGCTGACTGTTCAGGAAGAACAAATTGCAGAATATATTGACAAAATTGGTGTTATGGAGGAAGAAGTGAAAAAA ATCACTGAACTATTCACAGTTAGTAAAAATGAACTTCAACGGTGTAAAACAGATCTGCAAATCAAGGAGAAAGAGctagaagaaacacagaaagatCTTCAAGAAACCAAGGTTCATCTGGCTGAAGAAGAATATGTGGTTTCAGTTTTGGAAAACAATGAACAAAAACTTCATGGCACAGCTAGCAAG TTACTTAGTACAGTTGAAGAAACTACAAAAGATGTATCTGGGCTTCATGCGAAACTGGACCGTAAGAAAGCTGTTGAACAGCACAATGCTGTTGTCCAAAATACATTTGCAGTACAAATGAATGCTTTGTTCAACAAAATACAGGATTCACTTAGTGAAAACAGTTTGAAGCAGCAACAGATGTTGACATCTTACACAAAATTTATAG GTGACCTCTTGTCTACCAGTTCTTCAACAGCTGATATTCTTGCATCAGTTATGTCAGCAGCTTGTGCCTCTGTTAAAGAATTGGTGTCTACAGAAATTTCTCACATGTCTGAAAAAATAACACAGCATGAGAATCTATCACTGGATTGTAAAGCTGAGCTGCTGAGATTAATT GAGGAACATGAAACTGGTTTAGGAAGAGCGTTAAATAGCTTGACACCGGTGGTAGAATTTGTCTTGGGCTTAAACTGTCAGTTTCAGAGTAATATGAAGAAATACTCTGCTGTGGCTGACCAG atggAGGTCCATAAATGGGAAATGGATACCTTCTTTGGAGATCTTTCTCtcactctgaaaaaaatacGTGAAGAAGTGGACAGTGGTTTTGCTGAGCTTCAGCATAATTGTGATGATTTAAAAGAAGAAGTGGAAATGACGAGATTGGCACATGCAAAG AGAACAGCTGAATTCATGTCCTCACTGCAAAGCCAGCTTGATGTGTTTGCTCAGGAGACTCAGAAGAACTTAACTAATGTACTCACGAAAAATGGAAGCTTGAAGACCACCATCACTGCTATGCAAGAAAATGTTCACTT GAAAACTACAGACCTAGTTAGCAGTGCAAATTCCAATCACAGCAAATGTACTACATCTCTGGATAATTTCTCTCAAGAGCTCAGGGGCATAAATGCTGAAAGTAAGATGATGCTGGAAGAATCCAGTGGCCACTGTCAACATCTCCTCAGCAATCTCAAGGATGTGTCTCAGGACACCAAAACCTGGTGTGAATTTACAACTGCTCAGGTGGTCAACTTTACTGATCAGCACCTATCATCCTTCAATGATAAGAAACAGCAGTTTCACTGTTTACAAAAG aaaagtGAAGAACACTGTGATAAAACAACAGCTGAAATTGCTGACTGTAGTAGTAGACAAGTGGCTGCTGAGGGGAAGGTGCTCAGTGGCTTTCTTGATCAGATAAAGGTGGATAAAGAGATACTTCTGGAGCAGAAGCTGGCACTTAGCAATGAAGTACAGCATGGACTAACTCAGGTTAATGGCTTCCTGCAAGAGGATCTGAAAGTGGATATTCCAACAG GGACAACTCCACAGAGAAGAGACTACTTCTATCCAGTCACACTCATGAGAACAGAGCCACGGGAACTTCTGCTGGAGCAATTAAGGCAAAAGCAATCTAAGCTTGATGCTATGCTAAGCAGCATGACAGAGGAGATGGAGGATAGTGCAGGTCAG GACCTGTTGGAAGAGGAAGGAGGGTTGCAAGAATCCAGTGAAAGCCTTGCTAGCGACAAATGCTTAGTGGATACAAACGTATACTGCCACACAAATGGTGGCATTCCTTTTTTCCAG CAGAGAAGTCGTCGCAAAAAGGGTAAAGAGAACAAATCTGCAGCTACAGTGGAGAACAAAATGGAGGACATGACAGAAGAGTTTCTTCACGAATCCAAGCATCCCTTAAGATTGCTGAACTAA